In Neodiprion pinetum isolate iyNeoPine1 chromosome 6, iyNeoPine1.2, whole genome shotgun sequence, one genomic interval encodes:
- the LOC124221408 gene encoding mucin-5AC isoform X4: MSAMASRYAVLIAFLVCVAQTLAQIYTGNSPVAATQVPAASPKNELLTQTVYGFLDFTTTIGNTVMVFSPNSAPPEGNKPEKTVVKSQAQPIQTKPAESSKKVPDIQPSKTHKSESREETKKQEVKETKIVVNSVIKQKVVKNSEDNLVPAKRELINLRPSSKHQAKPRPTARRSKDNPTGLVTKLGGTIVKDGLTTVHETNVIGTYINGKYAQVLQSSSRVLGGVQQPEGKIRPTNSHRILKTIGPQHGKPRPQLEPTPTLQDDSPGLSPESIVNAQSGTNIRTSRRHSSNNQHRPKFRNNKLPEDSESGEQISTQRSSGKNRPAAGRPGYRNRSQITTTTTSEAPVTRRRNGFRPSNQPSPPAKQNRARIESSSSSSSSSSSNNSPKVKFPRAPGRWSYKTTPKPRIAIRKQVEDDIEKPLTPEASVQVQEVVVDDKDNRQIQISQKKIQEQETTVEDEQPEARESEDDGDAVQEPQILPLETINVEISTPADFNDVYFEIATIKSPYTFQVGTQRNTRYVTVTSTVKKSFATAEASPSVNPSEPLTENILANTGAAYETTLPLDSSVATLPAISLDPGQATPPLETITETFSTTQTLLKTHLLPVVADGNTTKLTLVQTYHIARVVTATKTLPPMELYQFIPSKTLNEFNSRLDEAGSELHLELDFGDDDRDDDDILKRVAPPSDSDSDLNPFRHGDSAGKTKAGQEAHPSPMEPQLSPEQAQQLALLKYFGQPQPQVITTSRPVVVVETLYESHVIPLVSKGNTIFSTLSRPVGTVPKTTYEYGTSTIAPLLPQVPQVPQVPQVPQQLFQQPQQQQPQFTVTTAPIVTQTLATVSDSRVLRLTFGAKTAFTTLFSTRVVPTAVTTYVTSTVPIQPTVPAFPGYFPPAVGYPGYPFVG; encoded by the exons ATGAGCGCCATGGCTTCGAGATACGCTGTCTTGATCGCATTCCTCGTTTGCG TTGCTCAAACCTTGGCTCAAATTTATACCGGAAATTCGCCAGTGGCTGCGACGCAAGTACCAGCAGCATCaccaaaaaatgaattgctCACGCAGACTGTTTACGGATTTCTCGACTTCACGACGACCATTGGAAACACAGTGATGGTTTTCAGTCCCAACAGTGCTCCTCCTG AGGGAAACAAGCCAGAGAAAACTGTCGTCAAGTCGCAAGCGCAACCGATTCAAACAAAGCCGGCGGAAAGTTCGAAAAAAGTACCCGACATCCAGCCCAGCAAAACTCACAAGAGCGAATCGCGTGAAGAGACGAAAAAACAAGAGGTTAAGGAAACCAAGATCGTCGTAAACTCGGTTATCAAACAGAAGGTCGTGAAGAATTCCGAAGACAACCTGGTGCCGGCGAAACGTGAg CTTATAAACTTGAGACCATCTTCGAAACATCAGGCGAAACCAAGGCCCACGGCTAGACGATCCAAGGACAACCCAACCGGTTTGGTAACGAAACTGGGAGGCACCATTGTCAAGGATGGTTTGACCACCGTCCACGAGACCAACGTCATAGGTACTTACATCAATGGAAAGTACGCCCAGGTACTACAGAGTTCATCGCGCGTGTTGGGTGGCGTCCAGCAGCCGGAGGGTAAAATCAGGCCCACCAATTCccacagaattttgaaaaccatCGGACCTCAGCACGGCAAGCCGAGACCTCAACTCGAGCCGACCCCGACACTTCAGGACGACTCGCCGGGACTTTCGCCCGAAAGCATCGTCAACGCTCAGTCAG GTACTAACATAAGGACTTCTCGGCGTCATTCGAGCAACAATCAACACCGTCCCAAGTTCCGTAACAACAAGCTTCCCGAGGATTCCGAGAGCGGTGAACAAATTTCCACGCAGAGATCGTCCGGGAAAAATCGACCAGCGGCCGGAAGACCCGGTTACAG GAACAGAAGTCAAatcacgacgacgacgactagCGAAGCACCAGTAACTCGACGTAGAAACGGTTTCAGGCCAAGTAATCAGCCCAGTCCTCCAGCGAAGCAGAATAGAGCGAGAATCGAGTCGTCATCCTCATCATCGTCGTCTTCGTCATCGAACAATTCACCAAAGGTAAAGTTCCCGAGGGCACCAGGCAGGTGGTCATACAAGACGACCCCTAAACCACGAATTGCGATCCGCAAGCAGGTTGAAGATGACATCGAGAAGCCCTTGACGCCGGAAGCCAGTGTCCAGGTCCAAGAAGTCGTCGTTGACGATAAAGATAACAGACAGATCCAGATCAGCCAGAAAAAGATACAGGAACAAGAAACAACTGTCGAGGACGAGCAGCCTGAGGCCAGAGAATCCGAGGATGACGGAGACGCCGTTCAGGAACCGCAAATCCTTCCGCTTGAAACTATCAATGTCGAGATATCGACGCCGGCCGATTTCAACGACGTTTACTTCGAAATAGCCACCATCAAATCGCCTTATACATTCCAG GTTGGAACGCAGAGGAACACTCGGTACGTGACGGTGACTTCGACGGTGAAGAAGAGTTTCGCAACGGCGGAAGCATCGCCGTCGGTAAACCCGTCGGAGCCACTAACGGAGAACATTCTAGCCAACACTGGCGCGGCGTACGAAACGACTCTTCCCCTGGACTCGTCCGTGGCGACACTTCCGGCGATATCCCTCGACCCAGGTCAGGCGACGCCACCGTTGGAGACGATAACCGAGACCTTCTCGACGACTCAAACGCTCCTCAAGACCCACCTTCTGCCGGTGGTGGCGGATGGTAACACGACGAAGCTGACTCTGGTCCAGACCTACCACATCGCCAGGGTGGTAACGGCCACGAAGACGCTGCCGCCGATGGAGCTGTACCAGTTCATACCGAGCAAAACTCTCAACGAGTTCAACTCCCGGCTTGACGAGGCTGGAAGCGAGCTTCACCTGGAGCTCGACTTCGGCGACGACGACAGGGACGACGATGATATATTAAAACGCGTCGCACCCCCGTCCGACTCTGACTCTGACTTGAACCCCTTCCGCCACGGGGATTCAGCCGGGAAGACCAAGGCTGGTCAGGAGGCTCACCCATCCCCGATGGAGCCTCAACTCAGTCCGGAACAAGCCCAGCAGCTCGCTCTGCTCAAGTACTTCGGCCAGCCTCAGCCCCAGGTGATAACAACCTCGCGGCcagtcgtcgtcgtcgagacCCTCTACGAGTCCCACGTTATCCCGCTCGTCAGCAAGGGAAACACCATATTCTCGACCCTCTCGAGGCCCGTCGGTACCGTACCCAAGACCACCTACGAGTACGGCACGTCGACCATCGCCCCGCTCCTGCCCCAGGTGCCCCAGGTACCCCAGGTACCCCAGGTGCCCCAGCAGCTCTTCCAGCAGCCCCAGCAACAGCAGCCCCAGTTCACCGTGACCACGGCTCCGATAGTGACTCAGACCCTGGCGACCGTCTCCGACTCCAGGGTGCTCAGACTTACCTTCGGCGCGAAGACAGCCTTCACGACCTTGTTCTCAACGAGGGTCGTCCCCACCGCGGTCACGACCTACGTGACATCGACAGTCCCTATCCAGCCGACGGTACCAGCTTTTCCGGGTTATTTCCCACCCGCGGTTGGATATCCGGGTTATCCGTTCGTCGGTTAG
- the LOC124221408 gene encoding uncharacterized protein isoform X2, whose product MSAMASRYAVLIAFLVCVAQTLAQIYTGNSPVAATQVPAASPKNELLTQTVYGFLDFTTTIGNTVMVFSPNSAPPEGNKPEKTVVKSQAQPIQTKPAESSKKVPDIQPSKTHKSESREETKKQEVKETKIVVNSVIKQKVVKNSEDNLVPAKRESVKTRVDVVTNSPVVSSVVEVRPVNEVPNVVKNNLAEPEYDFLSKQPTQSVDETYKLINLRPSSKHQAKPRPTARRSKDNPTGLVTKLGGTIVKDGLTTVHETNVIGTYINGKYAQVLQSSSRVLGGVQQPEGKIRPTNSHRILKTIGPQHGKPRPQLEPTPTLQDDSPGLSPESIVNAQSGTNIRTSRRHSSNNQHRPKFRNNKLPEDSESGEQISTQRSSGKNRPAAGRPGYRPSNQPSPPAKQNRARIESSSSSSSSSSSNNSPKVKFPRAPGRWSYKTTPKPRIAIRKQVEDDIEKPLTPEASVQVQEVVVDDKDNRQIQISQKKIQEQETTVEDEQPEARESEDDGDAVQEPQILPLETINVEISTPADFNDVYFEIATIKSPYTFQVGTQRNTRYVTVTSTVKKSFATAEASPSVNPSEPLTENILANTGAAYETTLPLDSSVATLPAISLDPGQATPPLETITETFSTTQTLLKTHLLPVVADGNTTKLTLVQTYHIARVVTATKTLPPMELYQFIPSKTLNEFNSRLDEAGSELHLELDFGDDDRDDDDILKRVAPPSDSDSDLNPFRHGDSAGKTKAGQEAHPSPMEPQLSPEQAQQLALLKYFGQPQPQVITTSRPVVVVETLYESHVIPLVSKGNTIFSTLSRPVGTVPKTTYEYGTSTIAPLLPQVPQVPQVPQVPQQLFQQPQQQQPQFTVTTAPIVTQTLATVSDSRVLRLTFGAKTAFTTLFSTRVVPTAVTTYVTSTVPIQPTVPAFPGYFPPAVGYPGYPFVG is encoded by the exons ATGAGCGCCATGGCTTCGAGATACGCTGTCTTGATCGCATTCCTCGTTTGCG TTGCTCAAACCTTGGCTCAAATTTATACCGGAAATTCGCCAGTGGCTGCGACGCAAGTACCAGCAGCATCaccaaaaaatgaattgctCACGCAGACTGTTTACGGATTTCTCGACTTCACGACGACCATTGGAAACACAGTGATGGTTTTCAGTCCCAACAGTGCTCCTCCTG AGGGAAACAAGCCAGAGAAAACTGTCGTCAAGTCGCAAGCGCAACCGATTCAAACAAAGCCGGCGGAAAGTTCGAAAAAAGTACCCGACATCCAGCCCAGCAAAACTCACAAGAGCGAATCGCGTGAAGAGACGAAAAAACAAGAGGTTAAGGAAACCAAGATCGTCGTAAACTCGGTTATCAAACAGAAGGTCGTGAAGAATTCCGAAGACAACCTGGTGCCGGCGAAACGTGAg AGTGTGAAGACTCGGGTGGACGTTGTTACGAACAGCCCCGTAGTTTCGAGCGTTGTGGAAGTCCGGCCGGTCAACGAGGTGCCAAACGTTGTCAAGAACAATTTAGCCGAGCCTGAGTACGACTTCCTGTCAAAACAACCGACGCAGAGCGTCGACGAAACTTACAAG CTTATAAACTTGAGACCATCTTCGAAACATCAGGCGAAACCAAGGCCCACGGCTAGACGATCCAAGGACAACCCAACCGGTTTGGTAACGAAACTGGGAGGCACCATTGTCAAGGATGGTTTGACCACCGTCCACGAGACCAACGTCATAGGTACTTACATCAATGGAAAGTACGCCCAGGTACTACAGAGTTCATCGCGCGTGTTGGGTGGCGTCCAGCAGCCGGAGGGTAAAATCAGGCCCACCAATTCccacagaattttgaaaaccatCGGACCTCAGCACGGCAAGCCGAGACCTCAACTCGAGCCGACCCCGACACTTCAGGACGACTCGCCGGGACTTTCGCCCGAAAGCATCGTCAACGCTCAGTCAG GTACTAACATAAGGACTTCTCGGCGTCATTCGAGCAACAATCAACACCGTCCCAAGTTCCGTAACAACAAGCTTCCCGAGGATTCCGAGAGCGGTGAACAAATTTCCACGCAGAGATCGTCCGGGAAAAATCGACCAGCGGCCGGAAGACCCGGTTACAG GCCAAGTAATCAGCCCAGTCCTCCAGCGAAGCAGAATAGAGCGAGAATCGAGTCGTCATCCTCATCATCGTCGTCTTCGTCATCGAACAATTCACCAAAGGTAAAGTTCCCGAGGGCACCAGGCAGGTGGTCATACAAGACGACCCCTAAACCACGAATTGCGATCCGCAAGCAGGTTGAAGATGACATCGAGAAGCCCTTGACGCCGGAAGCCAGTGTCCAGGTCCAAGAAGTCGTCGTTGACGATAAAGATAACAGACAGATCCAGATCAGCCAGAAAAAGATACAGGAACAAGAAACAACTGTCGAGGACGAGCAGCCTGAGGCCAGAGAATCCGAGGATGACGGAGACGCCGTTCAGGAACCGCAAATCCTTCCGCTTGAAACTATCAATGTCGAGATATCGACGCCGGCCGATTTCAACGACGTTTACTTCGAAATAGCCACCATCAAATCGCCTTATACATTCCAG GTTGGAACGCAGAGGAACACTCGGTACGTGACGGTGACTTCGACGGTGAAGAAGAGTTTCGCAACGGCGGAAGCATCGCCGTCGGTAAACCCGTCGGAGCCACTAACGGAGAACATTCTAGCCAACACTGGCGCGGCGTACGAAACGACTCTTCCCCTGGACTCGTCCGTGGCGACACTTCCGGCGATATCCCTCGACCCAGGTCAGGCGACGCCACCGTTGGAGACGATAACCGAGACCTTCTCGACGACTCAAACGCTCCTCAAGACCCACCTTCTGCCGGTGGTGGCGGATGGTAACACGACGAAGCTGACTCTGGTCCAGACCTACCACATCGCCAGGGTGGTAACGGCCACGAAGACGCTGCCGCCGATGGAGCTGTACCAGTTCATACCGAGCAAAACTCTCAACGAGTTCAACTCCCGGCTTGACGAGGCTGGAAGCGAGCTTCACCTGGAGCTCGACTTCGGCGACGACGACAGGGACGACGATGATATATTAAAACGCGTCGCACCCCCGTCCGACTCTGACTCTGACTTGAACCCCTTCCGCCACGGGGATTCAGCCGGGAAGACCAAGGCTGGTCAGGAGGCTCACCCATCCCCGATGGAGCCTCAACTCAGTCCGGAACAAGCCCAGCAGCTCGCTCTGCTCAAGTACTTCGGCCAGCCTCAGCCCCAGGTGATAACAACCTCGCGGCcagtcgtcgtcgtcgagacCCTCTACGAGTCCCACGTTATCCCGCTCGTCAGCAAGGGAAACACCATATTCTCGACCCTCTCGAGGCCCGTCGGTACCGTACCCAAGACCACCTACGAGTACGGCACGTCGACCATCGCCCCGCTCCTGCCCCAGGTGCCCCAGGTACCCCAGGTACCCCAGGTGCCCCAGCAGCTCTTCCAGCAGCCCCAGCAACAGCAGCCCCAGTTCACCGTGACCACGGCTCCGATAGTGACTCAGACCCTGGCGACCGTCTCCGACTCCAGGGTGCTCAGACTTACCTTCGGCGCGAAGACAGCCTTCACGACCTTGTTCTCAACGAGGGTCGTCCCCACCGCGGTCACGACCTACGTGACATCGACAGTCCCTATCCAGCCGACGGTACCAGCTTTTCCGGGTTATTTCCCACCCGCGGTTGGATATCCGGGTTATCCGTTCGTCGGTTAG
- the LOC124221408 gene encoding uncharacterized protein isoform X1 produces the protein MSAMASRYAVLIAFLVCVAQTLAQIYTGNSPVAATQVPAASPKNELLTQTVYGFLDFTTTIGNTVMVFSPNSAPPEGNKPEKTVVKSQAQPIQTKPAESSKKVPDIQPSKTHKSESREETKKQEVKETKIVVNSVIKQKVVKNSEDNLVPAKRESVKTRVDVVTNSPVVSSVVEVRPVNEVPNVVKNNLAEPEYDFLSKQPTQSVDETYKLINLRPSSKHQAKPRPTARRSKDNPTGLVTKLGGTIVKDGLTTVHETNVIGTYINGKYAQVLQSSSRVLGGVQQPEGKIRPTNSHRILKTIGPQHGKPRPQLEPTPTLQDDSPGLSPESIVNAQSGTNIRTSRRHSSNNQHRPKFRNNKLPEDSESGEQISTQRSSGKNRPAAGRPGYRNRSQITTTTTSEAPVTRRRNGFRPSNQPSPPAKQNRARIESSSSSSSSSSSNNSPKVKFPRAPGRWSYKTTPKPRIAIRKQVEDDIEKPLTPEASVQVQEVVVDDKDNRQIQISQKKIQEQETTVEDEQPEARESEDDGDAVQEPQILPLETINVEISTPADFNDVYFEIATIKSPYTFQVGTQRNTRYVTVTSTVKKSFATAEASPSVNPSEPLTENILANTGAAYETTLPLDSSVATLPAISLDPGQATPPLETITETFSTTQTLLKTHLLPVVADGNTTKLTLVQTYHIARVVTATKTLPPMELYQFIPSKTLNEFNSRLDEAGSELHLELDFGDDDRDDDDILKRVAPPSDSDSDLNPFRHGDSAGKTKAGQEAHPSPMEPQLSPEQAQQLALLKYFGQPQPQVITTSRPVVVVETLYESHVIPLVSKGNTIFSTLSRPVGTVPKTTYEYGTSTIAPLLPQVPQVPQVPQVPQQLFQQPQQQQPQFTVTTAPIVTQTLATVSDSRVLRLTFGAKTAFTTLFSTRVVPTAVTTYVTSTVPIQPTVPAFPGYFPPAVGYPGYPFVG, from the exons ATGAGCGCCATGGCTTCGAGATACGCTGTCTTGATCGCATTCCTCGTTTGCG TTGCTCAAACCTTGGCTCAAATTTATACCGGAAATTCGCCAGTGGCTGCGACGCAAGTACCAGCAGCATCaccaaaaaatgaattgctCACGCAGACTGTTTACGGATTTCTCGACTTCACGACGACCATTGGAAACACAGTGATGGTTTTCAGTCCCAACAGTGCTCCTCCTG AGGGAAACAAGCCAGAGAAAACTGTCGTCAAGTCGCAAGCGCAACCGATTCAAACAAAGCCGGCGGAAAGTTCGAAAAAAGTACCCGACATCCAGCCCAGCAAAACTCACAAGAGCGAATCGCGTGAAGAGACGAAAAAACAAGAGGTTAAGGAAACCAAGATCGTCGTAAACTCGGTTATCAAACAGAAGGTCGTGAAGAATTCCGAAGACAACCTGGTGCCGGCGAAACGTGAg AGTGTGAAGACTCGGGTGGACGTTGTTACGAACAGCCCCGTAGTTTCGAGCGTTGTGGAAGTCCGGCCGGTCAACGAGGTGCCAAACGTTGTCAAGAACAATTTAGCCGAGCCTGAGTACGACTTCCTGTCAAAACAACCGACGCAGAGCGTCGACGAAACTTACAAG CTTATAAACTTGAGACCATCTTCGAAACATCAGGCGAAACCAAGGCCCACGGCTAGACGATCCAAGGACAACCCAACCGGTTTGGTAACGAAACTGGGAGGCACCATTGTCAAGGATGGTTTGACCACCGTCCACGAGACCAACGTCATAGGTACTTACATCAATGGAAAGTACGCCCAGGTACTACAGAGTTCATCGCGCGTGTTGGGTGGCGTCCAGCAGCCGGAGGGTAAAATCAGGCCCACCAATTCccacagaattttgaaaaccatCGGACCTCAGCACGGCAAGCCGAGACCTCAACTCGAGCCGACCCCGACACTTCAGGACGACTCGCCGGGACTTTCGCCCGAAAGCATCGTCAACGCTCAGTCAG GTACTAACATAAGGACTTCTCGGCGTCATTCGAGCAACAATCAACACCGTCCCAAGTTCCGTAACAACAAGCTTCCCGAGGATTCCGAGAGCGGTGAACAAATTTCCACGCAGAGATCGTCCGGGAAAAATCGACCAGCGGCCGGAAGACCCGGTTACAG GAACAGAAGTCAAatcacgacgacgacgactagCGAAGCACCAGTAACTCGACGTAGAAACGGTTTCAGGCCAAGTAATCAGCCCAGTCCTCCAGCGAAGCAGAATAGAGCGAGAATCGAGTCGTCATCCTCATCATCGTCGTCTTCGTCATCGAACAATTCACCAAAGGTAAAGTTCCCGAGGGCACCAGGCAGGTGGTCATACAAGACGACCCCTAAACCACGAATTGCGATCCGCAAGCAGGTTGAAGATGACATCGAGAAGCCCTTGACGCCGGAAGCCAGTGTCCAGGTCCAAGAAGTCGTCGTTGACGATAAAGATAACAGACAGATCCAGATCAGCCAGAAAAAGATACAGGAACAAGAAACAACTGTCGAGGACGAGCAGCCTGAGGCCAGAGAATCCGAGGATGACGGAGACGCCGTTCAGGAACCGCAAATCCTTCCGCTTGAAACTATCAATGTCGAGATATCGACGCCGGCCGATTTCAACGACGTTTACTTCGAAATAGCCACCATCAAATCGCCTTATACATTCCAG GTTGGAACGCAGAGGAACACTCGGTACGTGACGGTGACTTCGACGGTGAAGAAGAGTTTCGCAACGGCGGAAGCATCGCCGTCGGTAAACCCGTCGGAGCCACTAACGGAGAACATTCTAGCCAACACTGGCGCGGCGTACGAAACGACTCTTCCCCTGGACTCGTCCGTGGCGACACTTCCGGCGATATCCCTCGACCCAGGTCAGGCGACGCCACCGTTGGAGACGATAACCGAGACCTTCTCGACGACTCAAACGCTCCTCAAGACCCACCTTCTGCCGGTGGTGGCGGATGGTAACACGACGAAGCTGACTCTGGTCCAGACCTACCACATCGCCAGGGTGGTAACGGCCACGAAGACGCTGCCGCCGATGGAGCTGTACCAGTTCATACCGAGCAAAACTCTCAACGAGTTCAACTCCCGGCTTGACGAGGCTGGAAGCGAGCTTCACCTGGAGCTCGACTTCGGCGACGACGACAGGGACGACGATGATATATTAAAACGCGTCGCACCCCCGTCCGACTCTGACTCTGACTTGAACCCCTTCCGCCACGGGGATTCAGCCGGGAAGACCAAGGCTGGTCAGGAGGCTCACCCATCCCCGATGGAGCCTCAACTCAGTCCGGAACAAGCCCAGCAGCTCGCTCTGCTCAAGTACTTCGGCCAGCCTCAGCCCCAGGTGATAACAACCTCGCGGCcagtcgtcgtcgtcgagacCCTCTACGAGTCCCACGTTATCCCGCTCGTCAGCAAGGGAAACACCATATTCTCGACCCTCTCGAGGCCCGTCGGTACCGTACCCAAGACCACCTACGAGTACGGCACGTCGACCATCGCCCCGCTCCTGCCCCAGGTGCCCCAGGTACCCCAGGTACCCCAGGTGCCCCAGCAGCTCTTCCAGCAGCCCCAGCAACAGCAGCCCCAGTTCACCGTGACCACGGCTCCGATAGTGACTCAGACCCTGGCGACCGTCTCCGACTCCAGGGTGCTCAGACTTACCTTCGGCGCGAAGACAGCCTTCACGACCTTGTTCTCAACGAGGGTCGTCCCCACCGCGGTCACGACCTACGTGACATCGACAGTCCCTATCCAGCCGACGGTACCAGCTTTTCCGGGTTATTTCCCACCCGCGGTTGGATATCCGGGTTATCCGTTCGTCGGTTAG